The following proteins are encoded in a genomic region of Oncorhynchus gorbuscha isolate QuinsamMale2020 ecotype Even-year linkage group LG11, OgorEven_v1.0, whole genome shotgun sequence:
- the kif20ba gene encoding kinesin-like protein KIF20B isoform X4 encodes MMESCFYNKLESVEREVNFDDLKKNLFSEFNSIDSQESCLEEHEHLQVYLRIRPFTTTESENGESQDCVSIELPDTVLLKAPRTSLSARLHDKSAQRFQFSQVLGPETTQREMFDSTVRGLVKEVLEGGNSLVFTYGVTNAGKTFTFLGPEANGGILPRSLNVIFNSIEGRVYDQMTIKPQRCREFIRLTKDQQREEATNKRNLFRLIKESDNQKSFTNKTTLEGSTLNDIEGTVTEQRFSLVVEAHTKFSVWVSFCEIYNENIHDLLEPVPIGAQKRTTLRLSQDVKGNSFVKDLKWMQVNNAEEAYKVMKLGKKNQSFASTKLNLLSSRSHSIFSVRILRLEDARIPRVNSISELSLCDLAGSERCAKTQNKGERLKEAGNINTSLMTLGKCINTLRQSQQSKLPQHVPFRESKLTHYLQGFFCGRGKACMIVNINQCASMYDETLNVLKFSAVAQKVVVLTTKTVPHLATKRSARELSMIINNADRKYLLGQKRRSSLVGWETSLEDVQEHDDTEEESVMETMQKVDDDEKVLINKDTYESQLLQLTALREQLQKERSENIALESRIRDEVTKEFSEFFSEMQTGYKDRLAEEEKNVEERAEKRLEILRNLVNINTSQEELDRVERATEDSSPLGEMFDSMCSDLAGIKKAALEAKTCLVVTQPSGETISNLEKRVDDLSALLNQAREQLTVKTNELEHCCKQARQSNEQLEEARKTLDSQELKFSHFLEMCHEKDEMITTLQNTVDQQKATFDDIKNEILQLKSSCSCSRGERPSSRAESRKRLVDLQANLEDQPPSKKGSLGRGEEMDRLRRELVEVQKDSGLLRDKLTEQKREFPKTLVEESEKRPLQKKGLGEKLTQQQISEQQLEVLKEKLAPQELNLEQLRAEMEEAKAMAHIDSENSVAEVVTLKGKMAALKEKQCTHQTEREAVVTVSQSYNDELMSQTERVAELEKMLFEKEAQVSGLQRSLREVREDEETATVQDARKREVERRWELLAVAEEAITQKNAELERREQVITRLKETAKLDSDKVKSLSLDLERKDDDVSDLKEKLSDSKKQIQQVQIEIISMREEAKSLKFKLQDLEKVKKRQQADLANKDRTIQQLKTEQSADENLKLNPNACKDLQAKERMMEDMRLALIEQEDTQTQQEQVLEAKLDEIDALIEEVDKLKGLLRYQDSGKDTGALRDSQSDEAKLAIQEAVQAQVTLKLCTEKHQADKRKWLEEKTVLIRLAKEAEDKRNQEMRKFADGRKRHAKQQAQVEGLVAQLSEKEQDLVKWRKERDSLVTALEVQLTKLLSSNADKDEQIASLRCHASSQPAEGDHGQVEVVELRGLLSDRDTEILNLKEQLKTAFKASSDASVLTKHRETANQLSQTEAEECPSKVRERTLHDNGQLVRDVKTSKRTSQGSGGYPSVLDSSEISTEGGRTSRFPKPELEISFSPLQPNRMALKRQGGAVVNVKITRKRKSSEIDKIGWRSPAKRRATHELPSQDEVHKENHRNPRTRLAPKLAVHQEPSPARGSEDQGSIRPQDSQSSLHSRKEGTMQKIGVFGSKAKKIMGLVSVKSPEMEGGSSMSFRPMKSKWKLYRPEISSAIDFSSHPISGVPDEKECDHLIVKRELWTEVKDAALYGTGK; translated from the exons ATGATGGAATCGTGTTTTTACAACAAATTGGAAAGCGTGGAGCGGGAAGTTAACTTCGACGACTTGAAGAAAAACCTATTTTCTGAGTTTAATTCCATAGACTCCCAGGAGTCTTGCCTTGAAGAGCATGAACACTTGCAGGTGTACCTTCGCATTCGACCATTCACAACAACTGAGAGTGAAAATGGCGAATCGCAG GACTGCGTTTCCATCGAGCTCCCGGACACTGTCCTCCTGAAGGCTCCAAGGACTTCGCTCTCAGCACGGCTCCATGACAAATCGGCTCAACGGTTTCAATTCTCACAG GTCTTAGGGCCAGAAACCACTCAGAGGGAGATGTTTGACAGCACAGTGAGAGGCCTCGTCAAGGAGGTTCTGGAAGGAGGAAATTCTCTCGTGTTTACGTATGGAGTTACCAATGCGGGGAAGACATTCACTTTTCTAG GTCCAGAGGCCAATGGAGGGATCCTCCCCAGGTCTTTGAATGTCATCTTCAACAGCATTGAGGGCCGTGTTTACGACCAGATGACTATCAAGCCACAGCGATGCAGAGAGTTCATCAGACTGActaaagaccagcagagggaagaggCCACTAACAAGAGAAATCTCTTCAGGCTCATCAAGGAG AGTGATAACCAGAAAAGCTTCACCAACAAGACAACCTTGGAAG GGTCCACACTAAATGACATCGAGGGGACTGTGACAGAACAACGTTTCAGTCTGGTTGTTGAAGCACACACCAAGTTCTCTGTCTGGGTGTCCTTCTGCGAAATCTACAACGAGAACATTCACGACCTGCTGGAGCCCGTTCCGATCGGAGCCCAGAAGAGAACCACGCTGCGGCTGTCGCAGGATGTCAAAGGCAACTCCTTTGTAAAAG ATCTGAAGTGGATGCAAGTGAACAACGCGGAGGAAGCCTACAAGGTGATGAAGCTAGGAAAGAAGAACCAGAGCTTCGCCAGCACAAAGCTCAACCTCCTCTCGAGCCGGAG CCACAGCATATTTTCTGTTCGTATCCTGCGGCTGGAAGATGCTAGGATTCCTCGTGTTAACTCTATCAGCGA GCTGTCCTTGTGTGACCTGGCTGGGTCTGAGAGGTGCGCTAAAACTCAGAATAAAGGGGAGCGTTTGAAAGAGGCTGGAAACATCAACACTTCCCTGATGACACTGGGCAAGTGCATCAACACGTTACGGCAAAGCCAGCAATCCAA GCTACCACAGCACGTCCCCTTCAGGGAGAGCAAGCTGACCCACTACCTACAGGGCTTCTTCTGTGGCCGGGGCAAAGCCTGCATGATAGTCAACATCAACCAGTGTGCCTCCATGTACGATGAGACGCTCAACGTGCTGAAGTTCTCCGCCGTGGCTCAGAAGGTGGTGGTGCTGACCACCAAGACCGTCCCCCACCTCGCCACCAAGAGGTCTGCCCGGGAACTGTCCATGATCATCAACAAcgcagacaggaagtacctgttgGGTCAGAAGAGAAGGAGCTCCCTGGTTGGCTGGGAGACCAGTCTGGAGGACGTGCAGGAGCATGACGACACTGAAGAGGAGAGCGTGATGGAGACCATGCAGAAAGTGGACGATGATGAAAAGGTTCTCATCAATAAAGACACTTATGAG AGCCAGCTCCTCCAGTTGACGGCTCTCCGGGAACAGCTCCAGAAAGAGAGGTCTGAAAACATTGCTTTGGAATCCCGGATCCGTGACGAGGTCACCAAGGAGTTCTCGGAGTTCTTCTCTGAAATGCAGACCGGTTACAA GGATCGTCTGGCCGAAGAGGAGAAGAATGtcgaggagagagcagagaagcgTCTAGAGATCCTGAGAAATCTTGTGAACATTAACACCAGTCAAGAGGAGTTGGACAGAGTAGAGCGAGCCACA GAGGACAGCTCGCCATTGGGAGAGATGTTTGACTCCATGTGCAGTGACCTGGCGGGCATAAAGAAGGCGGCTTTGGAGGCCAAGACGTGTCTGGTGGTCACCCAACCCAGTGGCGAAACCATCTCCAATCTGGAAAAGAGAGTGGACGATCTCTCGGCGCTGTTGAACCAAGCCCGGGAGCAGCTCACTGTCAAAACCAATG AACTAGAACATTGTTGCAAACAAGCGCGGCAATCGAACGAACAGCTTGAAGAGGCTAGAAAG acTCTTGATTCTCAGGAGCTGAAATTCTCCCACTTCCTGGAGATGTGTCACGAGAAGGATGAGATGATTACCACGCTTCAGAACACCGTAGACCAACAG AAGGCTACATTTGACGACATCAAAAATGAGATCCTGCAACTGAAGAGCAGCTGCTCTTGCTCCAGAGGGGAGAGGCCCAGCTCTCGCGCAGAGAGCCGCAAACGGCTGGTGGACCTCCAGGCCAACCTGGAGGACCAGCCCCCCAGCAAGAAAG GGTCCCTGGGGAGAGGCGAGGAGATGGACAGATTACGCAGGGAGCTGGTGGAGGTACAAAAGGACAGTGGGCTTCTCCGAGACAAGCTGACAGAACAGAAAAGAGAATTCCCAAAGACTCTAGTAGAGGAGAGTGAGAAAAGGCCCCTGCAGAAAAAGGGTCTGGGAGAGAAACTGACCCAACAGCAGATCTCAGAACAGCAGCTGGAGGTGCTAAAAGAAAAACTGGCCCCACAGGAACTCAACTTGGAGCAGCTCAGGGCAGAAATGGAGGAGGCAAAAGCCATGGCCCACATCGACAGCGAGAACTCTGTTGCTGAGGTCGTGACCTTGAAGGGAAAGATGGCTGCACTGAAGGAGAAGCAGTGCACCCACCAAACTGAGAGGGAGGCGGTCGTAACCGTGTCCCAGTCGTATAACGACGAGCTCATGTCCCAAacggagagagtggcagagttgGAGAAGATGCTGTTTGAGAAGGAGGCGCAGGTGTCAGGCCTGCAGAGGAGCCTGAGGGAGGTACGGGAGGATGAGGAGACCGCTACGGTACAGGACGCTCgtaagagggaggtggagaggaggtgggagtTGCTGGCTGTGGCTGAAGAGGCCATCACTCAGAAGAACGctgagctggagaggagagagcaggtcaTCACCAG ATTGAAGGAGACGGCTAAACTTGACTCCGACAAAGTGAAGAGTTTGAGCCTGGACCTTGAGAGGAAAGACGATGACGTTTCTGATCTCAAAGAGAAGCTGTCCGACTCTAAAAAACAGATACAGCAAGTTCAAATAGAG ATCATCTCCATGCGAGAAGAGGCGAAATCTCTCAAATTTAAACTGCAGGACTTGGAGAAAGTGAAGAAACGGCAGCAGGCAGACTTGGCTAATAAAGACAGGACCATACAGCAACTGAAAACG gAACAGTCTGCTGACGAGAACCTCAAGCTCAATCCCAACGCCTGTAAAG ACCTTCAGGCTAAGGAGCGTATGATGGAGGACATGCGTCTGGCTCTGATTGAACAGGAGGATACCCAGACCCAACAGGAGCAGGTGTTAGAGGCCAAACTGGATGAGATTGACGCCCTCATTGAAG agGTGGATAAACTGAAAGGACTGTTACGCTACCAAGACAGTGGGAAAGACACTGGAGCCCTGAGAGACAGCCAATCGGACGAGGCCAAGCTAGCCATACAGGAAGCAGTTCAGGCTCAAGTGACCTTGAAG CTGTGTACTGAGAAACACCAAGCTGACAAGAGGAAGTGGCTCGAAGAGAAGACTGTTCTGATCCGGCTGGCCAAGGAGGCCGAGGATAAGAGGAACCAGGAGATGAGGAAGTTTGCAGACGGCCGCAAGCGTCACGCCAAGCAGCAAGCCCAAGTG GAAGGTCTGGTGGCCCAGCTCAGTGAGAAGGAGCAGGACCTAGTGaagtggaggaaagagagggactcCCTGGTGACCGCTCTGGAGGTCCAGCTAACCAAACTTCTCTCCAGCAACGCAGACAAGGATGAACAGATAGCCAGTCTCCGCTGCCACGCCTCCTCTCAGCCAGCAGAG gGGGACCATGGCCAGGTGGAGGTAGTGGAGCTGCGGGGCCTTCTGTCTGACAGAGACACTGAGATTCTTAACCTGAAGGAACAACTGAAAACTGCATTCAAAGCCAGCAGCGATGCCTCGGTCCTTactaaacacagagagacagccaatCAG CTCTCACAGACTGAAGCAGAGGAGTGCCCTTCCAAAGTCCGTGAGAGGACTCTCCATGACAACGGTCAACTTGTACGCGACGTAAAGACGTCGAAGAGGACCAGTCAG gggtCTGGGGGCTACCCATCGGTGCTAGACTCCTCAGAGATCTCCACAGAAGGAGGCAGGACCAGCCGCTTCCCCAAGCCTGAGCTCGAGATCTCCTTCAGTCCGCTGCAGCCCAACAGGATGGCCCTGAAACGCCAGGGAGGGGCTGTGGTCAACGTCAAAATCACCCGCAAGAGGAAGAGCTCTGAGATCGACAAG ATCGGATGGCGCAGTCCAGCTAAAAGGAGAGCAACGCATGAGCTCCCGTCTCAG GATGAGGTGCACAAGGAGAACCATAGAAACCCCAGAACCAGACTGGCTCCTAAACTGGCTGTGCATCAAGAG CCATCTCCGGCCAGGGGCAGTGAAGACCAGGGATCCATAAGGCCCCAGGACTCCCAGTCCAGCTTGCATAGCAGGAAAGAAGGAACGATGCAGAAGATCGGAGTCTTCGGTAGCAAAG
- the kif20ba gene encoding kinesin-like protein KIF20B isoform X2, with the protein MMESCFYNKLESVEREVNFDDLKKNLFSEFNSIDSQESCLEEHEHLQVYLRIRPFTTTESENGESQDCVSIELPDTVLLKAPRTSLSARLHDKSAQRFQFSQVLGPETTQREMFDSTVRGLVKEVLEGGNSLVFTYGVTNAGKTFTFLGPEANGGILPRSLNVIFNSIEGRVYDQMTIKPQRCREFIRLTKDQQREEATNKRNLFRLIKESDNQKSFTNKTTLEGSTLNDIEGTVTEQRFSLVVEAHTKFSVWVSFCEIYNENIHDLLEPVPIGAQKRTTLRLSQDVKGNSFVKDLKWMQVNNAEEAYKVMKLGKKNQSFASTKLNLLSSRSHSIFSVRILRLEDARIPRVNSISELSLCDLAGSERCAKTQNKGERLKEAGNINTSLMTLGKCINTLRQSQQSKLPQHVPFRESKLTHYLQGFFCGRGKACMIVNINQCASMYDETLNVLKFSAVAQKVVVLTTKTVPHLATKRSARELSMIINNADRKYLLGQKRRSSLVGWETSLEDVQEHDDTEEESVMETMQKVDDDEKVLINKDTYESQLLQLTALREQLQKERSENIALESRIRDEVTKEFSEFFSEMQTGYKDRLAEEEKNVEERAEKRLEILRNLVNINTSQEELDRVERATEDSSPLGEMFDSMCSDLAGIKKAALEAKTCLVVTQPSGETISNLEKRVDDLSALLNQAREQLTVKTNELEHCCKQARQSNEQLEEARKTLDSQELKFSHFLEMCHEKDEMITTLQNTVDQQKATFDDIKNEILQLKSSCSCSRGERPSSRAESRKRLVDLQANLEDQPPSKKGSLGRGEEMDRLRRELVEVQKDSGLLRDKLTEQKREFPKTLVEESEKRPLQKKGLGEKLTQQQISEQQLEVLKEKLAPQELNLEQLRAEMEEAKAMAHIDSENSVAEVVTLKGKMAALKEKQCTHQTEREAVVTVSQSYNDELMSQTERVAELEKMLFEKEAQVSGLQRSLREVREDEETATVQDARKREVERRWELLAVAEEAITQKNAELERREQVITRLKETAKLDSDKVKSLSLDLERKDDDVSDLKEKLSDSKKQIQQVQIEIISMREEAKSLKFKLQDLEKVKKRQQADLANKDRTIQQLKTEQSADENLKLNPNACKDLQAKERMMEDMRLALIEQEDTQTQQEQVLEAKLDEIDALIEEVDKLKGLLRYQDSGKDTGALRDSQSDEAKLAIQEAVQAQVTLKLCTEKHQADKRKWLEEKTVLIRLAKEAEDKRNQEMRKFADGRKRHAKQQAQVEGLVAQLSEKEQDLVKWRKERDSLVTALEVQLTKLLSSNADKDEQIASLRCHASSQPAEGDHGQVEVVELRGLLSDRDTEILNLKEQLKTAFKASSDASVLTKHRETANQLSQTEAEECPSKVRERTLHDNGQLVRDVKTSKRTSQGSGGYPSVLDSSEISTEGGRTSRFPKPELEISFSPLQPNRMALKRQGGAVVNVKITRKRKSSEIDKIGWRSPAKRRATHELPSQDEVHKENHRNPRTRLAPKLAVHQEVPSPARGSEDQGSIRPQDSQSSLHSRKEGTMQKIGVFGSKAKKIMGLVSVKSPEMEGGSSMSFRPMKSKWKLYRPEISSAIDFSSHPISGVPDEKECDHLIVKRELWTEVKDAALYGTGK; encoded by the exons ATGATGGAATCGTGTTTTTACAACAAATTGGAAAGCGTGGAGCGGGAAGTTAACTTCGACGACTTGAAGAAAAACCTATTTTCTGAGTTTAATTCCATAGACTCCCAGGAGTCTTGCCTTGAAGAGCATGAACACTTGCAGGTGTACCTTCGCATTCGACCATTCACAACAACTGAGAGTGAAAATGGCGAATCGCAG GACTGCGTTTCCATCGAGCTCCCGGACACTGTCCTCCTGAAGGCTCCAAGGACTTCGCTCTCAGCACGGCTCCATGACAAATCGGCTCAACGGTTTCAATTCTCACAG GTCTTAGGGCCAGAAACCACTCAGAGGGAGATGTTTGACAGCACAGTGAGAGGCCTCGTCAAGGAGGTTCTGGAAGGAGGAAATTCTCTCGTGTTTACGTATGGAGTTACCAATGCGGGGAAGACATTCACTTTTCTAG GTCCAGAGGCCAATGGAGGGATCCTCCCCAGGTCTTTGAATGTCATCTTCAACAGCATTGAGGGCCGTGTTTACGACCAGATGACTATCAAGCCACAGCGATGCAGAGAGTTCATCAGACTGActaaagaccagcagagggaagaggCCACTAACAAGAGAAATCTCTTCAGGCTCATCAAGGAG AGTGATAACCAGAAAAGCTTCACCAACAAGACAACCTTGGAAG GGTCCACACTAAATGACATCGAGGGGACTGTGACAGAACAACGTTTCAGTCTGGTTGTTGAAGCACACACCAAGTTCTCTGTCTGGGTGTCCTTCTGCGAAATCTACAACGAGAACATTCACGACCTGCTGGAGCCCGTTCCGATCGGAGCCCAGAAGAGAACCACGCTGCGGCTGTCGCAGGATGTCAAAGGCAACTCCTTTGTAAAAG ATCTGAAGTGGATGCAAGTGAACAACGCGGAGGAAGCCTACAAGGTGATGAAGCTAGGAAAGAAGAACCAGAGCTTCGCCAGCACAAAGCTCAACCTCCTCTCGAGCCGGAG CCACAGCATATTTTCTGTTCGTATCCTGCGGCTGGAAGATGCTAGGATTCCTCGTGTTAACTCTATCAGCGA GCTGTCCTTGTGTGACCTGGCTGGGTCTGAGAGGTGCGCTAAAACTCAGAATAAAGGGGAGCGTTTGAAAGAGGCTGGAAACATCAACACTTCCCTGATGACACTGGGCAAGTGCATCAACACGTTACGGCAAAGCCAGCAATCCAA GCTACCACAGCACGTCCCCTTCAGGGAGAGCAAGCTGACCCACTACCTACAGGGCTTCTTCTGTGGCCGGGGCAAAGCCTGCATGATAGTCAACATCAACCAGTGTGCCTCCATGTACGATGAGACGCTCAACGTGCTGAAGTTCTCCGCCGTGGCTCAGAAGGTGGTGGTGCTGACCACCAAGACCGTCCCCCACCTCGCCACCAAGAGGTCTGCCCGGGAACTGTCCATGATCATCAACAAcgcagacaggaagtacctgttgGGTCAGAAGAGAAGGAGCTCCCTGGTTGGCTGGGAGACCAGTCTGGAGGACGTGCAGGAGCATGACGACACTGAAGAGGAGAGCGTGATGGAGACCATGCAGAAAGTGGACGATGATGAAAAGGTTCTCATCAATAAAGACACTTATGAG AGCCAGCTCCTCCAGTTGACGGCTCTCCGGGAACAGCTCCAGAAAGAGAGGTCTGAAAACATTGCTTTGGAATCCCGGATCCGTGACGAGGTCACCAAGGAGTTCTCGGAGTTCTTCTCTGAAATGCAGACCGGTTACAA GGATCGTCTGGCCGAAGAGGAGAAGAATGtcgaggagagagcagagaagcgTCTAGAGATCCTGAGAAATCTTGTGAACATTAACACCAGTCAAGAGGAGTTGGACAGAGTAGAGCGAGCCACA GAGGACAGCTCGCCATTGGGAGAGATGTTTGACTCCATGTGCAGTGACCTGGCGGGCATAAAGAAGGCGGCTTTGGAGGCCAAGACGTGTCTGGTGGTCACCCAACCCAGTGGCGAAACCATCTCCAATCTGGAAAAGAGAGTGGACGATCTCTCGGCGCTGTTGAACCAAGCCCGGGAGCAGCTCACTGTCAAAACCAATG AACTAGAACATTGTTGCAAACAAGCGCGGCAATCGAACGAACAGCTTGAAGAGGCTAGAAAG acTCTTGATTCTCAGGAGCTGAAATTCTCCCACTTCCTGGAGATGTGTCACGAGAAGGATGAGATGATTACCACGCTTCAGAACACCGTAGACCAACAG AAGGCTACATTTGACGACATCAAAAATGAGATCCTGCAACTGAAGAGCAGCTGCTCTTGCTCCAGAGGGGAGAGGCCCAGCTCTCGCGCAGAGAGCCGCAAACGGCTGGTGGACCTCCAGGCCAACCTGGAGGACCAGCCCCCCAGCAAGAAAG GGTCCCTGGGGAGAGGCGAGGAGATGGACAGATTACGCAGGGAGCTGGTGGAGGTACAAAAGGACAGTGGGCTTCTCCGAGACAAGCTGACAGAACAGAAAAGAGAATTCCCAAAGACTCTAGTAGAGGAGAGTGAGAAAAGGCCCCTGCAGAAAAAGGGTCTGGGAGAGAAACTGACCCAACAGCAGATCTCAGAACAGCAGCTGGAGGTGCTAAAAGAAAAACTGGCCCCACAGGAACTCAACTTGGAGCAGCTCAGGGCAGAAATGGAGGAGGCAAAAGCCATGGCCCACATCGACAGCGAGAACTCTGTTGCTGAGGTCGTGACCTTGAAGGGAAAGATGGCTGCACTGAAGGAGAAGCAGTGCACCCACCAAACTGAGAGGGAGGCGGTCGTAACCGTGTCCCAGTCGTATAACGACGAGCTCATGTCCCAAacggagagagtggcagagttgGAGAAGATGCTGTTTGAGAAGGAGGCGCAGGTGTCAGGCCTGCAGAGGAGCCTGAGGGAGGTACGGGAGGATGAGGAGACCGCTACGGTACAGGACGCTCgtaagagggaggtggagaggaggtgggagtTGCTGGCTGTGGCTGAAGAGGCCATCACTCAGAAGAACGctgagctggagaggagagagcaggtcaTCACCAG ATTGAAGGAGACGGCTAAACTTGACTCCGACAAAGTGAAGAGTTTGAGCCTGGACCTTGAGAGGAAAGACGATGACGTTTCTGATCTCAAAGAGAAGCTGTCCGACTCTAAAAAACAGATACAGCAAGTTCAAATAGAG ATCATCTCCATGCGAGAAGAGGCGAAATCTCTCAAATTTAAACTGCAGGACTTGGAGAAAGTGAAGAAACGGCAGCAGGCAGACTTGGCTAATAAAGACAGGACCATACAGCAACTGAAAACG gAACAGTCTGCTGACGAGAACCTCAAGCTCAATCCCAACGCCTGTAAAG ACCTTCAGGCTAAGGAGCGTATGATGGAGGACATGCGTCTGGCTCTGATTGAACAGGAGGATACCCAGACCCAACAGGAGCAGGTGTTAGAGGCCAAACTGGATGAGATTGACGCCCTCATTGAAG agGTGGATAAACTGAAAGGACTGTTACGCTACCAAGACAGTGGGAAAGACACTGGAGCCCTGAGAGACAGCCAATCGGACGAGGCCAAGCTAGCCATACAGGAAGCAGTTCAGGCTCAAGTGACCTTGAAG CTGTGTACTGAGAAACACCAAGCTGACAAGAGGAAGTGGCTCGAAGAGAAGACTGTTCTGATCCGGCTGGCCAAGGAGGCCGAGGATAAGAGGAACCAGGAGATGAGGAAGTTTGCAGACGGCCGCAAGCGTCACGCCAAGCAGCAAGCCCAAGTG GAAGGTCTGGTGGCCCAGCTCAGTGAGAAGGAGCAGGACCTAGTGaagtggaggaaagagagggactcCCTGGTGACCGCTCTGGAGGTCCAGCTAACCAAACTTCTCTCCAGCAACGCAGACAAGGATGAACAGATAGCCAGTCTCCGCTGCCACGCCTCCTCTCAGCCAGCAGAG gGGGACCATGGCCAGGTGGAGGTAGTGGAGCTGCGGGGCCTTCTGTCTGACAGAGACACTGAGATTCTTAACCTGAAGGAACAACTGAAAACTGCATTCAAAGCCAGCAGCGATGCCTCGGTCCTTactaaacacagagagacagccaatCAG CTCTCACAGACTGAAGCAGAGGAGTGCCCTTCCAAAGTCCGTGAGAGGACTCTCCATGACAACGGTCAACTTGTACGCGACGTAAAGACGTCGAAGAGGACCAGTCAG gggtCTGGGGGCTACCCATCGGTGCTAGACTCCTCAGAGATCTCCACAGAAGGAGGCAGGACCAGCCGCTTCCCCAAGCCTGAGCTCGAGATCTCCTTCAGTCCGCTGCAGCCCAACAGGATGGCCCTGAAACGCCAGGGAGGGGCTGTGGTCAACGTCAAAATCACCCGCAAGAGGAAGAGCTCTGAGATCGACAAG ATCGGATGGCGCAGTCCAGCTAAAAGGAGAGCAACGCATGAGCTCCCGTCTCAG GATGAGGTGCACAAGGAGAACCATAGAAACCCCAGAACCAGACTGGCTCCTAAACTGGCTGTGCATCAAGAGGTG CCATCTCCGGCCAGGGGCAGTGAAGACCAGGGATCCATAAGGCCCCAGGACTCCCAGTCCAGCTTGCATAGCAGGAAAGAAGGAACGATGCAGAAGATCGGAGTCTTCGGTAGCAAAG